The bacterium genome window below encodes:
- a CDS encoding DUF6067 family protein, whose protein sequence is MEKKRVILGLIVSLYFILSIVVDAEVFKFDMGDEKSPVYSGFIKVTKETTYTEEKGYGWTGSSKNLKDGYWKLPDDLAMDYVSGSPAIFKVNIPNGEYKVCYISPHCNYSNAYYTPGFRYDARWYVKVKGKEVSRLDFNDYMKDVFFKNIDNDYHKNDSIWKKYIRNEFIPRYFIIEVKDNTIEIEFTNGCCITCLVIYPLEKAEQVEKELVEIEKEREKKFNLGIEEIKNEEEKGPFYSISENDRKTGYIIFSRNYLDEIRYNSRPKEGEVKKELTAFASGDEYEPFTFSLFPLIDLKKVKIEVTELENNKGNKIGKENISLNIVRYIEISKGKFGYFQYPIKYEVFPFYLREYKESDFEEGVSRRFWLTVKVPKDTPEGIYKGKITISPEGNPSSSLEIKLRVLPFNLQPFEDIFIRTAFQDLRYGSSDFDKYMELIKSYLIFIKEYGLTPDTQSLPNRLFGQKIDEKTRCVDLTYYKKYLEYYKEIGFPSKEVVLCLYSPILKNWWGIPGGTKTRQGYYYNQEGREIIKEILLNIKGETNKFGLEPIFLIGGELTNAGIELIRGYIPLYKELKEAGLKLYNNSNGQGEVDLLSPYLYIHGLRDYLMTPENISYIKKVAPDCKYWIYGVETRFKAGFGYCRSGAKGSYTEFLVIPRRDPYNPFDVGWEGLHISFCLPGEEKPVSTLKAERIREGIDDTRYIRMLESLIKEGEKKKIDVTESKKILEEIMDYINPDFSYYYTHSAPSNEVYDKLRWRIANEIIKLNKILK, encoded by the coding sequence ATGGAAAAGAAAAGAGTAATTTTAGGGTTAATTGTAAGTTTGTATTTTATTTTAAGTATTGTAGTTGATGCAGAGGTATTTAAGTTTGATATGGGAGATGAGAAGTCACCTGTCTATTCTGGATTTATTAAGGTTACCAAAGAGACAACTTATACAGAAGAGAAGGGATATGGATGGACAGGTAGTTCCAAGAATTTGAAAGATGGTTATTGGAAATTACCAGATGATTTAGCAATGGACTATGTTAGTGGTTCACCTGCTATTTTTAAGGTAAATATACCAAATGGAGAATATAAAGTTTGTTATATTAGCCCGCATTGTAATTATTCTAATGCTTATTATACACCTGGTTTCCGTTATGATGCCAGATGGTATGTTAAAGTAAAAGGAAAAGAGGTTTCAAGACTTGATTTTAATGACTATATGAAAGATGTTTTTTTCAAGAATATAGATAATGACTATCATAAAAATGACAGTATCTGGAAGAAGTATATCAGGAATGAATTTATTCCAAGATATTTTATAATTGAAGTTAAAGATAATACAATAGAGATAGAATTTACTAATGGTTGTTGTATTACTTGTTTAGTTATATATCCATTAGAGAAAGCAGAACAGGTAGAAAAAGAGCTGGTAGAAATAGAGAAGGAGAGAGAAAAGAAGTTTAACTTAGGAATAGAAGAGATAAAGAATGAAGAAGAAAAAGGGCCTTTTTATTCCATTAGCGAGAATGATAGAAAAACGGGTTATATTATTTTTTCCAGAAACTATCTTGATGAGATTAGATATAACAGCAGACCAAAAGAGGGGGAGGTTAAAAAAGAACTGACTGCATTTGCTTCTGGAGATGAGTATGAACCATTTACTTTTTCACTTTTTCCACTTATTGATTTAAAGAAAGTAAAAATAGAGGTTACTGAATTAGAAAATAATAAAGGAAATAAAATTGGCAAAGAAAATATTAGTTTAAATATAGTTAGGTATATAGAAATCTCAAAAGGTAAGTTTGGTTATTTTCAATATCCTATAAAGTATGAAGTATTTCCATTTTACTTAAGGGAATATAAAGAGAGTGATTTTGAAGAAGGGGTTAGCAGGAGATTTTGGCTTACAGTAAAAGTTCCAAAGGACACACCAGAAGGCATTTATAAGGGGAAAATAACTATTTCTCCAGAAGGCAACCCTTCTTCATCATTAGAAATTAAGTTAAGAGTTTTACCATTTAACCTTCAGCCATTTGAAGATATTTTTATTCGCACGGCATTTCAAGATTTAAGGTATGGTAGTAGCGATTTTGATAAATATATGGAACTCATTAAAAGTTATCTTATTTTTATTAAAGAATATGGATTAACCCCTGATACTCAATCTCTGCCAAACAGACTTTTCGGACAAAAGATTGATGAAAAAACCAGGTGTGTAGATTTGACTTATTACAAAAAATATTTAGAATACTATAAAGAGATAGGTTTTCCTTCAAAAGAAGTTGTTCTATGTTTGTATAGTCCAATACTTAAGAATTGGTGGGGAATACCTGGTGGGACAAAAACAAGGCAGGGCTATTATTATAACCAGGAAGGAAGAGAGATTATTAAGGAGATACTATTAAACATAAAGGGAGAGACGAACAAATTTGGTTTAGAGCCTATTTTTCTCATTGGAGGTGAACTTACTAATGCAGGAATAGAGTTAATTAGGGGATATATTCCTCTTTATAAGGAATTAAAAGAGGCAGGGTTGAAATTATACAATAATTCTAATGGACAGGGAGAGGTAGACCTTCTTTCTCCATATTTATATATTCATGGATTAAGGGACTACTTGATGACACCAGAAAATATTTCTTATATTAAGAAAGTTGCTCCAGATTGTAAATACTGGATATATGGAGTAGAGACAAGATTTAAGGCTGGTTTTGGTTATTGTCGTAGTGGAGCAAAAGGAAGTTATACTGAATTTCTTGTTATACCTCGTCGGGACCCTTATAACCCTTTTGATGTAGGTTGGGAAGGTCTACATATTTCTTTTTGTCTTCCTGGTGAAGAAAAACCAGTTTCCACTCTAAAAGCAGAAAGAATTAGAGAAGGAATAGATGATACCAGATATATCAGGATGTTAGAAAGTTTAATAAAAGAAGGCGAGAAGAAAAAAATAGATGTAACAGAATCTAAGAAGATATTAGAAGAAATAATGGATTACATCAATCCTGATTTTTCTTATTATTATACACATTCTGCTCCATCTAATGAGGTTTATGATAAATTAAGATGGAGAATAGCTAACGAAATTATAAAGTTAAATAAAATTTTAAAATGA